Proteins encoded by one window of Sinorhizobium arboris LMG 14919:
- a CDS encoding LysR family transcriptional regulator: MILMEIRELEAFLAVMSTGSITGAARLLDRSQSQVTRLIQDLETSVGFALFDRNGPKIAPSEKGIAFHAEAERFLSGIGHLRERARTIAEKEPQPIEIVAIPAFASGIIPLALAALPEKLLPRKIHLRSLPAEAAVQSVLARTADFCVTSLPADQPGLEAHGVFQGPCVAAVAQDDPLAACEVISIGDLAGRNIITMANPFRLRRRVDKALEAANIRPARIIATSVSVNAVQIAATGLGVAIVEPATAYGLKLANVAVRPLDVDIPFPWAIFSAAARPLSDSSRELIQAIIQIASACIPGFTAHDPRHANRAAEMILGGDQADPDAR; the protein is encoded by the coding sequence ATGATCCTTATGGAGATACGGGAACTCGAGGCCTTTCTTGCGGTGATGTCCACCGGCAGCATCACGGGTGCGGCCCGGCTGCTCGATCGTTCCCAGTCGCAGGTCACGCGACTTATCCAGGATCTCGAAACCTCCGTCGGCTTCGCGCTCTTCGACCGCAACGGTCCGAAGATCGCGCCGAGCGAAAAGGGGATCGCGTTCCACGCGGAGGCCGAGCGCTTTCTGAGCGGCATCGGCCATTTGCGGGAGCGGGCAAGGACAATCGCGGAAAAGGAGCCGCAGCCGATAGAGATCGTCGCCATCCCGGCTTTCGCCAGCGGCATCATCCCTTTGGCGCTCGCGGCGTTGCCGGAAAAACTGCTGCCGCGAAAGATCCATCTGCGCAGCCTGCCGGCAGAGGCGGCGGTGCAATCGGTATTGGCCCGCACGGCGGATTTCTGCGTCACGTCTCTGCCGGCCGACCAGCCGGGACTGGAAGCGCACGGTGTGTTCCAGGGGCCTTGCGTTGCCGCCGTGGCGCAAGACGATCCTCTTGCCGCCTGCGAGGTGATTTCGATAGGCGACCTTGCCGGACGCAACATCATCACGATGGCCAATCCGTTCCGCCTGCGCCGCCGCGTGGACAAAGCGTTGGAGGCAGCGAATATCCGCCCGGCCAGGATCATCGCGACCAGCGTTTCGGTCAATGCCGTACAGATCGCAGCGACGGGGCTCGGCGTCGCAATCGTCGAGCCTGCGACAGCCTACGGCTTGAAGCTGGCCAATGTCGCGGTCCGTCCGCTCGACGTCGACATTCCCTTCCCCTGGGCGATCTTTTCCGCCGCCGCGCGCCCGTTGTCCGACAGCTCACGCGAACTGATCCAGGCGATCATCCAGATCGCTTCCGCCTGCATCCCGGGATTTACCGCTCACGACCCGCGCCACGCCAATCGCGCCGCTGAAATGATCTTGGGAGGAGATCAGGCCGATCCAGACGCACGCTAG
- a CDS encoding extracellular solute-binding protein, translating to MKDFTATRRSTLKFLAAGTGVLAAPAIIRPAFAQSKVVNITTYDKFVPQSFIDQFQKDTGIEVRIRLTDDQGKQYNVLSAEGETPSTDIVTVTGHRLPQFIGSNLLSPLDTGRLKNWDKLASAYKGAPQLTVDGSVYGVPLLAGFEGLARNTDYTKASDSWAIMFDPEYKGLTSYIISDFLQITMRYQGNDGDFVAYEGKPEEAQAATNKARDFLIQHKDMVRKYYDAGSEVQQMFVNEDIYVGHSWSGPAAKLIMDGHPIEISVPKEGTYGFLYSFNVVKNGPNTDAAYTFLDAILSSPEIGAAMSRQSGFASAFDGVDKVLNDKERAAMSLPQEQTARIQFFSSVNRDMKNEMVDKAVAEIKAA from the coding sequence ATGAAGGACTTCACCGCAACCCGCCGCTCCACGCTGAAATTTCTCGCCGCCGGCACGGGCGTGCTGGCGGCGCCAGCTATCATCCGCCCGGCATTTGCCCAGTCCAAGGTCGTGAACATCACCACCTATGACAAGTTCGTTCCGCAGTCCTTCATCGACCAGTTTCAGAAGGATACGGGCATCGAAGTGCGCATTCGCCTGACCGACGATCAGGGCAAGCAGTACAACGTGCTCTCCGCCGAAGGCGAGACGCCCTCGACGGACATCGTCACGGTCACCGGCCATCGTCTGCCGCAGTTCATCGGCTCCAATCTGCTCTCGCCGCTCGACACCGGCCGGCTGAAGAACTGGGACAAGCTCGCCTCCGCATACAAGGGTGCACCCCAGCTTACCGTAGACGGTTCTGTCTACGGCGTGCCGCTGCTTGCCGGCTTCGAAGGCCTTGCCCGCAACACGGACTATACCAAGGCCTCCGACAGCTGGGCCATCATGTTCGACCCGGAATACAAAGGGCTGACCTCCTACATCATTTCCGACTTCCTTCAGATCACCATGCGCTATCAAGGCAATGACGGCGACTTCGTCGCCTATGAGGGCAAGCCGGAGGAGGCGCAGGCCGCAACCAACAAGGCGCGCGACTTCCTGATCCAGCACAAGGACATGGTACGCAAATACTATGACGCCGGCTCCGAGGTTCAGCAGATGTTCGTCAACGAGGACATCTATGTCGGCCATAGCTGGTCCGGCCCCGCCGCGAAGCTGATCATGGACGGACATCCGATCGAGATATCGGTTCCGAAGGAGGGGACCTATGGCTTCCTCTACTCCTTCAACGTGGTGAAGAACGGACCGAATACGGATGCCGCCTATACCTTCCTCGACGCTATCCTCTCCTCCCCGGAAATCGGCGCTGCGATGAGCCGCCAGTCGGGCTTCGCTTCCGCATTCGACGGGGTGGACAAGGTGCTGAACGACAAGGAGCGTGCCGCCATGTCCCTGCCGCAGGAACAGACCGCGCGCATCCAGTTCTTCAGCTCCGTAAACCGCGACATGAAAAACGAGATGGTCGACAAAGCGGTGGCCGAGATCAAGGCGGCCTGA
- a CDS encoding ABC transporter permease translates to MVDTTTTHARSAKTAPTPRYAGWIGKAVGSGLYRHTIGRLADSRRVRLAMLAGVPLLWIAALHIGPIFQMGRISFMADYPPAPDGGSAYTLANYELFFSDQLYFMPFVRSLIFAAVVTVSTLVLVYPVAYYVAKIVQPKNRMRALLLLLIPFWAGELIRTFSVIMLLANRGAVNVALRELGFIDRPIPMLYTSFSLSFGVIYLLALYMLLPLYSAIEKIPTPLIHAAADLGAGPFQRFRRVILPLSKDGIVSGCSLVYLTSVGVFAAPLLLGGPNTVIFPEVIATLFHSSNDKWPEGAAFAMLLLAVSLSTVGLFMRVIGGRSVRLM, encoded by the coding sequence ATGGTAGACACAACGACAACGCATGCCCGATCCGCGAAGACCGCGCCGACGCCCCGTTATGCCGGATGGATCGGCAAGGCGGTCGGGTCGGGTCTTTATCGCCACACCATCGGACGCCTTGCGGACAGCCGCCGCGTGCGCCTGGCAATGCTCGCCGGCGTCCCCCTGCTGTGGATTGCAGCGCTGCATATCGGGCCCATCTTCCAGATGGGCCGCATCAGCTTCATGGCGGATTATCCGCCGGCACCGGACGGAGGCTCCGCCTACACGCTGGCCAATTACGAGCTGTTCTTCTCCGACCAGCTCTATTTCATGCCCTTCGTCCGCAGTCTCATCTTCGCGGCAGTGGTCACGGTCTCGACCTTGGTGCTCGTCTATCCGGTCGCCTACTACGTTGCGAAGATCGTTCAGCCGAAGAACCGCATGCGCGCCCTGCTGCTTCTGCTCATTCCGTTCTGGGCGGGAGAACTGATCCGCACCTTTTCGGTCATCATGCTTCTCGCCAACCGCGGCGCGGTCAATGTGGCGCTGCGCGAACTCGGCTTCATCGACCGGCCGATCCCGATGCTCTACACCTCGTTTTCACTGAGCTTCGGCGTCATCTACCTGCTGGCACTCTATATGTTGCTGCCGCTCTATTCGGCTATCGAGAAGATACCGACACCGCTCATTCATGCGGCGGCCGACCTCGGCGCCGGCCCATTCCAGCGCTTCCGCCGCGTGATCCTGCCCTTGTCCAAGGACGGCATCGTCTCCGGCTGCAGCCTCGTCTATCTCACCTCCGTCGGGGTCTTCGCGGCACCGCTCCTGCTCGGCGGTCCGAATACGGTCATCTTCCCCGAAGTGATCGCGACGCTCTTCCACTCCTCGAACGACAAATGGCCCGAAGGCGCCGCCTTCGCCATGCTGCTGCTCGCAGTTTCGCTGTCGACGGTCGGTCTTTTCATGCGGGTGATCGGCGGCCGTTCCGTCCGGCTGATGTAA
- a CDS encoding ABC transporter permease, giving the protein MRPYFADLPKTALGAAYWLFAVYLLLPLALMTAMSFKDASFVAFPITDWTLNWYAQVLNDKQFIEASLYSVGIALATTATATVIGVWIALLVSTEGIWGKAIIFALACLPAVVPGLINAISMRIFIRTVDIPTGTAAIILSHAVHAVPFVVIMVLTRLRSMPANLIDAARDLGADPLVAFLRVTIPYLMPALLGGMIFCVLTSIDDFVRTFFLGGYKPTLPMLIFAKVQGGMSPEINAMATIVLIVTAAVGLYAERLTRRSRN; this is encoded by the coding sequence ATGCGACCATATTTCGCCGACCTCCCGAAGACCGCCCTCGGCGCTGCCTACTGGCTGTTTGCGGTCTATCTCCTGTTGCCGCTGGCGCTGATGACGGCCATGAGCTTCAAGGATGCGAGCTTCGTCGCCTTTCCGATAACGGACTGGACGCTCAACTGGTATGCCCAGGTGCTCAACGACAAGCAGTTCATCGAAGCCTCCCTCTATTCGGTCGGGATCGCGCTGGCGACCACCGCGACGGCGACGGTCATAGGCGTCTGGATCGCGCTTCTGGTCTCGACGGAAGGCATATGGGGCAAGGCGATCATCTTCGCACTCGCCTGCCTGCCGGCAGTCGTTCCGGGCCTCATCAACGCGATCTCCATGCGGATATTCATCCGCACCGTCGACATCCCGACCGGCACGGCGGCGATCATCCTCTCGCATGCCGTCCATGCGGTGCCCTTCGTGGTCATCATGGTGCTCACACGGCTGCGGTCCATGCCGGCCAATTTGATCGATGCGGCTCGCGATCTCGGGGCCGACCCGCTCGTCGCCTTTCTCAGGGTCACGATCCCCTATCTGATGCCGGCGCTCCTCGGCGGCATGATCTTCTGCGTGTTGACCAGTATCGACGACTTCGTCCGCACCTTCTTCCTCGGGGGCTACAAGCCCACGCTCCCCATGCTCATTTTCGCAAAGGTGCAAGGCGGCATGTCGCCGGAAATCAACGCCATGGCGACGATCGTACTGATCGTAACCGCCGCTGTCGGCCTCTATGCGGAGCGCCTCACCCGCCGTTCAAGGAACTGA
- a CDS encoding ABC transporter ATP-binding protein → MQPVVQFENVNKYYGALPAVDGLDLAIEPGQFVTLLGPSGCGKSTTLRMLGGFEQPSSGEIYLQGKAISHLPPNRRNVNIVFQDYALFPHLTVGRNIAFGLELKGLSSDAIHKRTMELLALVKLQDFADRMPDQLSGGQRQRVALMRALAPDPNVLLLDEPLSALDAKLRQQMQIELKTIQRTTGKTFIFVTHDQEEALTMSDVIVVMNKGRIEQMGGPNELYSRPRSRFVANFIGQSNFLEGRALSFDGTTAAIDWNGIVIRADVNGTKPAVGSGATVALRPEALYCVAERPKDRFALKGRIVRRVFKGAHTSLTVGLENGAELALQLDPVALSHLETDEVWVGWRERDAVVLAD, encoded by the coding sequence ATGCAGCCTGTGGTCCAATTCGAAAACGTCAACAAATATTACGGCGCCTTGCCCGCGGTCGATGGGCTGGACCTCGCCATAGAACCCGGGCAATTCGTGACGCTGCTCGGCCCCTCCGGCTGCGGCAAGTCGACGACGCTCAGGATGCTCGGCGGTTTCGAGCAGCCCTCTTCGGGAGAGATCTATCTCCAGGGCAAGGCGATCTCACACCTGCCGCCCAACAGGCGCAACGTCAACATCGTCTTTCAGGACTATGCGCTGTTTCCGCATCTCACCGTCGGCCGCAACATCGCCTTCGGCCTGGAGCTTAAGGGGCTGTCTTCGGATGCCATCCACAAGCGGACGATGGAACTGCTTGCCTTGGTCAAGCTTCAGGATTTCGCCGACCGCATGCCCGACCAGCTCTCGGGCGGGCAGCGCCAGCGCGTCGCGCTGATGCGCGCGCTCGCCCCCGACCCGAACGTCCTTCTGCTCGACGAGCCCCTTTCGGCGCTCGACGCCAAGCTGCGCCAGCAGATGCAGATCGAGTTGAAAACCATCCAGCGGACCACTGGCAAGACCTTCATCTTCGTCACCCACGATCAGGAGGAGGCGCTGACCATGTCCGACGTCATCGTGGTGATGAACAAAGGCAGGATCGAGCAGATGGGCGGACCGAACGAGCTCTACTCCCGCCCGCGCAGCCGCTTCGTCGCCAACTTCATCGGGCAGAGCAACTTCCTCGAGGGAAGGGCTCTCTCCTTCGACGGGACCACTGCGGCAATCGACTGGAACGGAATCGTCATCCGTGCCGACGTCAACGGGACGAAGCCGGCGGTCGGCAGCGGCGCGACCGTCGCGCTTCGTCCGGAGGCGCTCTACTGCGTCGCGGAACGGCCCAAGGACCGGTTCGCGCTGAAGGGGCGCATCGTCCGGCGCGTCTTCAAAGGCGCCCACACCTCTCTCACAGTCGGGCTCGAAAATGGCGCGGAGCTGGCCTTGCAGCTCGATCCGGTGGCCCTTTCGCACCTGGAGACGGACGAGGTTTGGGTGGGCTGGCGCGAGCGGGACGCGGTCGTTCTGGCCGACTGA
- a CDS encoding NAD(P)-binding domain-containing protein produces the protein MTNEQHGRLAELNARVKRDLDYLNYPAANWSKPVTTTDGKPVSDVVIIGGGMCGMVAWFALTRAGIANLRILDRAPKGKEGPWVTFARMETLRSPKNLLGPALGMASLTFRAWYTALFGEAAWETLFRIPRPMWMDYLRWYREILSIPVENDTHVTRVRPREDGLLELEIAGGGKPSIVTRKLVLATGRDGLGEPAIPDFVKGMRRHTSWAHSADDIDFEALRGKRVVVIGVGASAVDNAAEALESGAGEVRLLARRKEMPTVNKLMGIGSYGVTAGFARIDPEWRWRIMDYSVKQQTPAPHNSTLRVSRHPNAFFHFDCAVGSMREEGGEVAIATTKGRIFRTDFVILGTGFTVDPLSRDELAPYQDRIACWDDRYTPPAGEENAGLGRFPWLDDDFSFTEKEPGTAPWLKDIHCFNYGASISIGKVSGDIPAISEGALWLARGIAASLFIRDVDYHWEALLAYEKPELDGSEWTDADAPEPAHRTA, from the coding sequence ATGACGAATGAACAGCATGGGCGGCTTGCGGAACTGAATGCGAGGGTCAAGCGGGACCTCGACTATCTCAATTACCCGGCCGCCAACTGGTCGAAACCGGTCACGACAACTGACGGAAAGCCGGTGAGCGACGTCGTCATCATCGGCGGCGGCATGTGCGGCATGGTTGCCTGGTTTGCCCTGACCCGGGCCGGTATTGCCAATCTGCGCATCCTCGACCGTGCCCCAAAAGGCAAGGAGGGCCCCTGGGTCACCTTTGCCCGAATGGAAACCCTGCGCTCGCCGAAGAACCTGCTGGGTCCGGCGCTCGGCATGGCCTCGCTCACCTTCCGCGCCTGGTACACCGCGCTCTTCGGTGAGGCGGCGTGGGAAACTCTGTTCCGGATTCCCCGCCCGATGTGGATGGACTACCTGAGATGGTATCGCGAAATCCTGTCCATTCCCGTCGAGAACGACACGCATGTCACCCGCGTCCGCCCTCGCGAGGATGGTCTCCTGGAGCTGGAGATCGCCGGCGGCGGCAAGCCTTCCATCGTCACGCGCAAGCTGGTTCTGGCCACGGGACGCGACGGTCTCGGTGAGCCCGCCATTCCGGATTTCGTCAAGGGTATGAGGCGCCACACGTCCTGGGCCCACTCCGCCGACGACATCGATTTCGAGGCGCTCAGGGGAAAGCGCGTCGTCGTGATCGGCGTCGGCGCCTCCGCAGTCGACAATGCGGCCGAGGCGCTGGAATCCGGCGCCGGTGAGGTGCGGCTGCTCGCGCGCCGCAAGGAGATGCCGACCGTCAACAAGCTGATGGGCATAGGCTCCTACGGGGTGACCGCGGGTTTCGCCAGGATCGATCCAGAGTGGCGCTGGCGGATCATGGACTATTCGGTCAAGCAGCAGACACCGGCCCCGCACAATTCGACGCTGCGCGTCAGCCGCCATCCCAACGCCTTCTTCCATTTCGATTGCGCGGTCGGCTCGATGCGCGAGGAAGGCGGCGAAGTGGCGATCGCCACCACGAAGGGCCGCATCTTCAGGACCGACTTCGTCATCCTCGGAACCGGCTTCACGGTCGACCCGCTCAGCCGCGATGAACTCGCGCCCTATCAGGACAGGATCGCCTGCTGGGACGACCGTTATACGCCGCCGGCCGGCGAAGAGAATGCCGGCCTCGGCCGTTTCCCCTGGCTCGACGACGATTTCTCCTTCACCGAGAAGGAGCCCGGCACCGCGCCATGGCTCAAGGACATCCACTGCTTCAACTACGGTGCCTCGATCAGTATCGGCAAGGTGAGCGGCGACATTCCGGCGATCAGCGAGGGCGCACTCTGGCTTGCGCGCGGGATCGCCGCCTCGCTCTTCATTCGCGACGTCGATTACCACTGGGAAGCGCTGCTCGCCTATGAGAAGCCGGAACTCGACGGCTCGGAGTGGACGGACGCCGACGCCCCGGAGCCCGCGCACCGGACTGCCTGA
- a CDS encoding CMD domain protein: MTVPPKTDVIDAVLGLDPSSPVHALRERRAKLKHFTQTSHDAALIPAEPGNFSYAMRAALAARIAGLWRSTELAAHYREQLEEKGATPDLRSIADPAFRPEGDKRLATILAHVDLVTLKPKEATRANIEALYAAGLDDRDIVTLAGLIAFVNYQVLVVAGLKMLRDN, translated from the coding sequence ATGACCGTTCCTCCGAAAACCGATGTGATCGACGCCGTCCTCGGCCTGGATCCGTCCTCGCCCGTTCATGCGCTGCGCGAACGGCGCGCCAAGCTCAAGCATTTCACCCAGACGAGCCATGACGCAGCACTAATTCCCGCCGAGCCGGGTAATTTCTCCTATGCCATGAGGGCGGCTCTCGCGGCCCGCATCGCCGGCCTCTGGCGATCGACGGAGCTCGCGGCCCATTACAGGGAGCAGCTCGAAGAGAAGGGAGCGACACCCGACCTGCGATCGATCGCCGATCCGGCTTTCCGGCCCGAGGGCGACAAGCGGCTCGCAACGATCCTCGCGCATGTCGATCTGGTGACGCTCAAGCCGAAGGAAGCGACGCGCGCCAATATTGAAGCGCTCTACGCCGCCGGCCTCGACGACCGCGATATCGTGACCCTTGCGGGTCTCATCGCCTTCGTGAATTACCAGGTGCTGGTCGTGGCCGGCCTCAAGATGCTGAGGGACAACTGA
- a CDS encoding peroxidase-related enzyme, whose translation MSKAVHEFTLEPLDWQPYVRPVNLDEATPEQLEALKVTPSNTKVSNYVLVLANEAEMLTQRTPLFNDIMYSEGGLSRGGREIGALAASFVNRCIYCASVHANRYIQLEKRPEVVDEIYGRGLDADLPDFEQALFNFGVDLTAHPDNVGVYQFYHLREIGLDDLEILDLIHSIAIFGWANRLMHTLGEPHLKE comes from the coding sequence ATGTCGAAAGCCGTACATGAATTCACCCTGGAGCCGCTCGACTGGCAGCCCTATGTCAGGCCCGTCAATCTCGACGAGGCGACGCCGGAGCAGCTCGAAGCGCTGAAAGTGACGCCCTCGAACACCAAGGTTTCGAACTACGTCCTGGTTCTGGCCAACGAAGCCGAGATGCTCACCCAGCGTACGCCGCTCTTCAACGACATCATGTATAGCGAAGGCGGGCTCTCGCGCGGCGGCCGCGAAATAGGCGCGCTTGCGGCTTCCTTCGTCAACCGCTGCATCTACTGCGCCTCGGTACATGCCAACCGTTATATCCAGCTTGAAAAACGGCCGGAGGTGGTGGACGAAATCTACGGCCGCGGCCTCGACGCGGACCTGCCGGATTTCGAGCAGGCGCTCTTCAATTTCGGCGTGGATCTGACGGCGCACCCGGACAATGTCGGCGTCTACCAATTCTACCACCTGCGCGAGATCGGCCTCGACGATCTGGAAATCCTCGATCTGATCCATTCGATCGCGATCTTTGGCTGGGCGAACCGTCTGATGCACACGCTGGGCGAGCCGCACCTGAAGGAGTGA
- a CDS encoding MurR/RpiR family transcriptional regulator, translating into MAPPDSQPASSRPRTIEELRDLTLRIKRKEIDLALGSKALDVLARLVDTPEQTAVRSISELAHGQGVNASTLTRLAKRLGYAGFSDFQSVFRQAIADDERYFYSRQAGRLMSVTRGEREEVHVLERIAQETKANIDGFLGQMDAGTLKRAARLLATAPRVRVHGVRQFHAFASFMVYGLGMLRSDVALLDAPRLGEAEALSQLSPGDLVLVASCAPYTRSVAEVATVAKGIGLNVIAITDSRSSPLVPPARHAFFIPHASSFFSNSMGAYIVFCEGLLNLVARELGDRAIDALAAREKLIDAMGIETG; encoded by the coding sequence ATGGCACCGCCCGACAGCCAGCCGGCATCGTCCCGGCCCCGCACGATCGAGGAACTGCGCGACCTGACGCTCCGGATCAAGCGCAAGGAAATCGACCTCGCTCTCGGCAGCAAGGCGCTCGACGTGCTGGCGCGCCTCGTCGATACGCCCGAACAGACGGCGGTGCGCAGCATATCCGAACTCGCACACGGGCAGGGCGTCAATGCGTCGACGCTTACCAGGCTTGCCAAGCGGCTCGGCTATGCCGGCTTCAGTGACTTCCAGAGCGTCTTCCGCCAGGCGATCGCCGACGACGAACGCTATTTCTACAGCCGCCAGGCCGGTCGTCTGATGTCGGTCACGCGCGGCGAGCGGGAAGAGGTGCATGTCCTCGAGCGCATCGCCCAGGAGACGAAGGCGAATATCGACGGCTTTCTGGGTCAAATGGACGCCGGGACACTCAAGCGGGCGGCGCGGTTGCTCGCGACCGCGCCGCGTGTGCGCGTGCACGGGGTGCGCCAGTTTCACGCTTTCGCGAGCTTCATGGTCTATGGTCTCGGCATGCTGCGCAGCGACGTGGCTCTGCTCGACGCACCGCGCCTCGGCGAGGCGGAGGCGCTGTCGCAGCTTTCTCCCGGGGACCTGGTGCTGGTGGCGAGCTGCGCGCCCTATACCCGAAGCGTTGCGGAGGTGGCCACGGTGGCCAAAGGCATCGGCCTTAACGTCATCGCAATCACGGACAGCCGCTCTTCCCCGCTTGTTCCACCGGCGCGGCATGCCTTCTTCATCCCTCACGCCAGCAGTTTCTTCAGCAACAGCATGGGTGCCTATATCGTCTTCTGCGAGGGGCTTCTCAATCTGGTCGCGCGCGAACTGGGCGACCGCGCCATCGACGCCCTTGCTGCAAGGGAGAAGCTGATCGATGCGATGGGCATCGAGACCGGTTGA
- a CDS encoding C45 family autoproteolytic acyltransferase/hydolase, whose protein sequence is MSIEVPSSLSLVEIEGSPFQVGVALGRHGGECVHRHLVKTHAWASVMAFAHHERITAARALVESRFPRYFEELEGLASGLELPFDEVFAWNCRGDIRAIAPDGCTTVLLPGECPVLAHNEDGDPGLRPGCAVARIASAGGRAFSAFVYPGSLPGHTFALNDAGLAMTVNNIRSRRTGTGLPRMVLGRAVLDCATAGEALEMLASSPRAGAFHISLAQCGARDVHSVEFTHSACSVRQFDRAAVHANHLIHEGTRDECQRITASSQSRQERGEEILAGGGPASDPLTVLWDRQRTALPIYREQPDDPDGENTLATAVFRIDMDRIACEIYDRANAAPLFRFEERRLLPD, encoded by the coding sequence ATGTCCATTGAGGTTCCAAGCAGCCTGTCCCTGGTCGAGATCGAAGGGTCGCCATTCCAGGTCGGGGTTGCACTCGGCCGGCACGGAGGCGAGTGCGTGCATCGCCATCTTGTCAAGACGCACGCTTGGGCAAGCGTAATGGCCTTCGCGCATCATGAACGCATCACCGCGGCAAGAGCGCTCGTGGAGTCTCGCTTCCCGCGCTATTTCGAGGAACTCGAGGGCCTGGCAAGCGGCCTCGAACTGCCCTTCGACGAGGTCTTTGCGTGGAACTGCCGCGGCGACATCCGCGCGATCGCACCCGACGGGTGCACCACCGTGCTGTTGCCCGGCGAATGCCCCGTGCTGGCGCATAACGAAGATGGGGATCCGGGACTTCGGCCGGGCTGTGCCGTGGCCCGGATCGCATCCGCCGGCGGACGTGCCTTCTCGGCCTTTGTCTATCCCGGCTCGCTTCCCGGGCACACTTTCGCGCTCAACGATGCCGGGCTCGCCATGACCGTCAACAATATCCGCTCGCGCCGGACCGGGACCGGGCTTCCGCGCATGGTCCTCGGCCGTGCCGTTCTCGACTGCGCTACGGCCGGCGAGGCCCTGGAGATGCTGGCGAGCTCCCCGCGTGCGGGCGCCTTCCATATCTCCCTGGCGCAGTGCGGAGCGCGGGACGTGCACAGCGTCGAATTTACGCATTCGGCCTGTTCGGTCCGACAGTTCGACAGAGCCGCAGTGCACGCGAACCACCTGATCCATGAAGGCACCCGCGACGAGTGCCAACGCATCACCGCCTCTTCCCAATCCCGGCAGGAACGTGGAGAGGAGATCCTTGCGGGCGGCGGTCCAGCTTCCGATCCTCTCACCGTCCTTTGGGACAGGCAGCGAACGGCCCTGCCGATCTACCGCGAACAGCCTGACGATCCGGACGGCGAGAACACGCTGGCGACGGCCGTCTTCCGTATCGACATGGACAGAATCGCATGCGAGATCTACGACAGGGCGAACGCCGCACCGCTCTTTCGCTTCGAGGAAAGGCGGTTGCTGCCCGATTGA
- the glnQ gene encoding glutamine ABC transporter ATP-binding protein GlnQ: MSIVEFRNVTKAFGYVTVLKEVDLNIEAGEVVVLIGPSGSGKSTLLRCINALEEIDGGDLVVDGISVREGRSKVRLIRQEAGMVFQQFNLFPQMTALANVAFGPRYVRGVGKADAIGQARELLAKVGLADRGHHYPSELSGGQQQRVAIARALAVKPKLMLFDEPTSALDPELRHEVLRVMQSLAEEGMTMIVVTHEIAFARQVGSRLIFMEGGRISVDGDPAKLLDNPENPRLREFLQHVH; encoded by the coding sequence ATGAGCATTGTCGAGTTCAGGAACGTCACCAAGGCATTCGGCTATGTAACCGTGCTCAAGGAAGTCGACCTCAACATAGAGGCCGGTGAGGTCGTGGTGCTCATCGGCCCTTCAGGCTCGGGCAAGTCGACCCTGCTGCGCTGCATCAACGCGCTCGAGGAGATCGATGGGGGCGACCTCGTGGTCGACGGTATCAGCGTGCGCGAAGGACGCTCCAAAGTGAGACTCATCCGGCAGGAAGCCGGCATGGTCTTCCAGCAATTCAACCTTTTTCCGCAGATGACGGCGCTTGCGAACGTCGCTTTCGGACCGCGATACGTGCGTGGCGTCGGCAAGGCCGACGCAATCGGGCAAGCCAGAGAGCTGCTTGCCAAGGTGGGATTGGCCGATCGCGGCCATCACTATCCTTCAGAGCTCTCCGGCGGCCAGCAGCAGCGCGTCGCCATCGCCCGCGCGCTGGCCGTCAAGCCGAAACTCATGCTCTTCGACGAGCCGACCTCCGCTCTCGACCCCGAACTGCGCCATGAGGTTCTGCGGGTGATGCAATCGCTTGCGGAGGAAGGCATGACGATGATCGTCGTCACCCATGAGATCGCCTTTGCGCGCCAGGTGGGCTCCCGGCTGATCTTCATGGAGGGCGGCAGGATCTCCGTCGACGGCGATCCGGCCAAACTTCTCGACAATCCCGAAAATCCGCGTCTTCGTGAGTTTCTCCAGCATGTCCATTGA